The Monodelphis domestica isolate mMonDom1 chromosome 5, mMonDom1.pri, whole genome shotgun sequence DNA segment tagacaTCCTTACAGATGTCTTTATGTCACCTTCCATTTCCTAATAtatcattctcctcctccttttatttatttatttattatttttttaagccttaccttccgtcttagaatcaatactgtgaattggttccaaggcagaagagtggtaagggcaaggcaatgggggtcaagtgacttgcccagggtcacacagctgggaagtgtccaaggccggatttgaacccaggatctcccatctctaggcctggctctcaatccactgagcacccaactgcccccttctTCCTacttttagaaaatcattcctgtataataggataaaaaagaaaaagcaggtcaGCAAAATGATAAATTCCAGTCCAGCTGgatatttcctcatctgcaaaatgtggatTATAATAGCATCGCCTTCCCAGGGCGGCTGAGAGCTTGAAATCATTGTAAAGCACTCAGCTAGTGCCTGGCCCCCAGGGGGCGCTAGGCAAATGCCGGATATTAATGTATCTACACCTCCGCGGTCCCGGCTTGTGCAGTCTTCGTTTTTTTCTGGTGCTCAGCTCCAGTGTTGAAGTCCATAGCAGGGAGTGAGGCTCCGTGGTtcgctccattttacagagaatggAAGGTTCAGACGGTGGGGGGATTTGCTtgtggtcacacagctgagaagaaTTGGAGCTGGGCTAGGAAGAATAAGAGGGGATCGAGAGCCAGAAGGGGCCCAGGGGTCCCCTCTGGCGAAGAGGTCGGGAAACGGCCCCAGGAGCTTAGACATTAGTGCAGGACCTTGCAGCATGCGGGATTCATGCCCCTAAACTACAGCTGCCCGAATGCAGAGACACATCTTGGTTGTCTCAGACTCCACACTGGGTCGGGTGAGGCCACCCCggaacccgggacctcccctctccaggcctggagccGCCCGGCAGCCCTCCCCACAGATCCCAAGGATGTCAGTTACTAGGATGCTGGTGGGGCACGGTTTCCTCCTGGTTATCGTCAGGGCTCCAGTTACAGAAGGCAGCGAGAGAGGCCTTAGCAAGCGCTTCTGCTGGAGTCTAGGATGAGCATTTTAGGCGCCAGAACAAAAGAACGTAACCTTTCTAGCCGCTGCAGCTGTCACAGCCGTGCGGCACCCAGGCTCGCCAAGCTTCTGAGTCCGTTCAGGCTCCCGGTCATGGCATGGGGAGGGCGGTGCCAGGGGCTAATAAAAGGCCAAAGCAAAGCACCTGGAAGGAGCAGGGACACAGGAGACCCTCCCTGCTGTGAGACAAGGGACCCGTCAGGGCAGAGGGGCAGGAACTAGGTGAAAGGTCTGATCACCAAAGCGGTCATCTTTTCGGGATTCAGAGCGAGTTCTCAGGAAACGAATGTCTTTGGAAAGCTAGACGGTAGCGGTAGCGCGGTAGAGGGAGCACTGATGGGGGAATCAGAGGACCCAAGATGGAAGTCTGCCTCCCACGTTGCTCTTTCTGAGACCGGGAAAAGAAGTCATTCTATTCCCATGTGCCATCCTCAATTCCTTACTCACTCACTGAATCCACATATCCAATCTGCTACTGAATTATTTATTAACCTCATATACCTCCCATCAATCcattcattcagttgtttcaatcttCACCTATTTTATATAAATCTCCACCATTCTAATCAGCCACTTATCTTAGTAGTTCTTCAGTGCCTTTCAGACTATTGTCTTAAATCCCTCTCCATTCACACTATTATTCTATCTCCCAATGCTGTCTTTGTACATGACTATTACCCCATACCTACAGCAGCTAGATGATTTGATGGCTtagggcttggagtcaagaaaagccaagttcaaatctggactcagttTACTACCTATggctctggggaagtcacttaaccctgtttgcccaaattcctcacctataaaaggagctgcagaaggaaatggcaaaccactcatatctcagccaagaaaaccccaataaagaatcagatataactgaaaatgaccaaccaatcctcctcctcccaccaacATACACCCCTTAGAATACTATGCCTCATCCCTTACATTTTTTAGCTTCTCTGGTTTTAAGATTCAGGTCAAATCCCATTTCCTCAGCCCTTGTATCCCTCtgctttcctctgagattactttctaTCTACCCTGTATTctgtatgtacatatttatagacTATTAGAATGAGCTCCTTGAAAATGACAAGTGTTGGGagaggatgtaggaaaattgggatactaatgcactgtggtggtgtgaactgatccatccattctagagagcaatttggaactatgttgaAAGGTCTATGAAATTTTGCATAagttttgatccagcaatactactagtaggtctgtgtcccaaaaaaaagagatttaaaaaaaagttaaaaagactTATTGTACAAAAaagtatagcagctctttttgtgttggcaaagaattagaaattatagGGATACCCATCATTGGGGATTGGCCAAACAAATTACgggatatgattgtgatggaatattgttgtgctataagaaataatgaacaggatgattttagaaaatataaaatatgatataaaccTAACATATGAGGAAATAAGGTTCAGAAAGTAGAGGCAAGTCAAAAGTTGAAAAATActcaagacttttaaaaatgtcaagtTTAAATCTGTTTGGGGAGACATACATTCTTTAGAACATCAACATGTTTAAATTGGTTTGCCCAATGTTTTGAGATTTCAAGAAGTCTTTTAAGTACTTAACTTTAAACCTGTAAAGAACAATTTCAGATTATAAATTGGAGACAAAAATATTAGGATCCGAAATCTCCATACAAATTAATAAGATCACAATTCTTATGTAGATATTCTCAGTGAGTAACGATGCTTCTACACTGTCACAAGTCAGGCATATGTTGGGTTAAGTGAAAGGATAATATTCTCAAAATCCAACTTCATAGCAAAAGTTTTTGGATTAGATACCTCTAGAAAAAGTACTAAACGCTGTACACAGATAATCGTAGAGCCTGGCCCTCTCAGGTGGTTAGGAAGATGACATAACAAGTCAACCTCCTTATCACCAAGAAAGTATCATCAGTTCCTCAATTCATGTCCAAATGAACAATTCTGGACTactgaaacaaaagaaataaatctatgtcaaatgaatgaaaatgtcaCCCTAAAGTATTGGCAGAAAACATTTAGCATATGAAAGGctaaaatttttcaatattactagaataaaaaaaaactgttcagtATCAGTTGAAAGTAACAACTGCAACACTGACATTAATTGAATGCCTAAAATCAACTTTCaggatttttaaatgaaaaggagaaaatatggcaaatactattttaaaacaaattaacacTTAAGTTTTATTAAGGGCTGTAACTCATCCccatttttctagatttttctcaAATTATCCAGCTGGGAACAGAagtcttttttcttctatagTTTGCCaccaaatattcattaagtttCTAGTACTAGGTCAGGATGTGGTTTTCCTTCTTTCAGTTTCCTTCATTCTTCCACAGGTTCTTGGAAAAAAATCCAGACATTTCATAAAGGTCAGGAGTGGGAATTGAGGAGGGTAGCTATTCATCAAGAAATCACATCAAACCGAACAAAACACGTAAGGTTTGCAGCTATTTTATTTACAAGTATACATTTAACACAATGAAAGAAACACTGATATCCAAGCCTGGTTAAGAGTAGTGTAACAATATGTATCATTTTGATGATTACATTATTTTAACCAACAAACTACACTGAAAAATTAATGCCGGTAAAATTCTTGGTCATAATATTaagaaatacaatatataaattgaaaatatgattgtttaaaatttgaaaatggaagTAAAGCCATATGGACAGAAGTCAGAGTTGAACATAatctggagggaaggaaaaaaaagctctGACCCAAATGATATCTTTCaggttaacagaagaaaaaagaagcataGTTTATCTTAAAGGATAATGGGCAGTTTGCTTCTTCAGGTAGACTATATTCCCAGTGTCCTCAGGTTTTGCAGTAGAATTTACATTACTGAGCATGAAGACTTTCCTTGTGAAGCTGCCCCATCAATTTTTTCTGCCTCCAAAATTATCCTCCTAAATACATCAACAGCAGTCTGGAAAAGAGGAAAGCAATGACTGTTAATCTTAAGTAGGATtctgataaatatatatgtattgctTCCAGATATAGCTAAATTTAATAGTCACTGGCTTACTAAGCAGTGAGCAAGGTGGTATATGGGAAAGTAtagaaattaacaaaaatcaaGCAAAAATAGCAGATGTTTTGAAGTTCCAGTTTTTTGAGTAAAAATTTTGTAAATGATTCCATTTTAAATGAATGGATTTAAGTTAGTACTTTTGAATTTATGTATAATGAAGGACGTTAGATTAAACTCAGTACCTAAGATTTCTTTAAATCTTAATTatgttaatattcatttaaagaaCTACCTAACTTTCCATTACTGGAAAGGAAGcattaataacaaaatatattttttcatctaaaatctTTAGCTGTTTAGTTTGCTTCATCTTTTCTTACTGTTAAAAAGGTTTCGAGAGATAGTCTCAGtatcctcatccataaaatgaggaggttggtgATCTCCAAGACTCCTTGTGGCTTCAAGTCTATGATCATTTACCACAGCTTTGGTTTTCTTTCAGGATAGTTCTACTGACTTAATTtacttagttgttgttttttaaatcttaccttcggtcttagtAACAATTCAACATAGGagggcaaagactaggcaatggaaattaagagacttgaccagggtcatacagttaggaagtacctgaggccagatttaaatctagttCCCCTTGcttcaggcctggagctctatccactgtgattcCTAGTTGCCCCAATTTTACTTATTTTCCCATTAAGTTGAAATGTGTTTCCTTTTCATAATACTACAAATGGAAACATCACTGATTTTAATGTCCACATTTAAGAATGTGGGTTCATGTTCAATATTGAAAAGAACTCAGAGATCAcatctgtttccttcttttttccattttaggtATGCAGGGCTGTACTAAGGATTATAGGAAATTGAGAGccgaaagggaccttagaacccctGCTCAGGCCCttaactttacagatgaggaattgaagcCCATTgtggtgaaatgatttgctcccAAGGACACACAGGTTAGTACTGCAAAAAGTTAAATTCAGGCCATTTTACTTCTAATACTTTTTCTACTGTATCATATTGCCTCTGAAAAATGTCATTGTCTTCAAcatcttcaatattttttttctaaagataTTCTGTGATATCACAGTCCAATTTTAATTgcttatactaaaaaaaaaaaacaccatgattttaccactcttttgaaagaagtaaaaaaattcaatataagACCTTGAAATGTAGAAGGAATATGTCACTGATCCACTCAAGCCACTTGatcttcaaatttataaaaatatatttcctctaGGAAGCCAATTCAATAATGAAAGGCCTGAGAGTTGTCCATTGAGTTTCTAAGGATTCTGTTCTACAtctaatatatatttgaaaatttaaaatagttattttaatGGCAGGTATAAACAGAACCTAAACCTTCATCCACTTAAGTAAAAGAATTAATAAGTATACTTTTTTTGGTACAAGCTTTAAACAATCCAAAAATTCCAAAGAGCTGTCCTCAGAATAACAGTTTATTAATTACATTTACTATTCCATTCTTTCCATGCGACATATTTGTCAAGCACACACTTGGCACAAAATCAGtacttgttctttctttcctctttcaacCCAACACCCATATTATATTACTTTGTATCGAATTGGAGAGTTAAGGAAGATTAAAAGTACTCCAGGCCACTAGAATAGTATTTAATTCAAGGCTACAACTTTATTACCAAtgactcttttttttcctatagttTCTCTAGTTAACTCTTACCCTCCTGGAGAGTCATATGacataaaaatagtattttttaaaagacaaaaaaaagaagaaaaaaagaaaaagtcagtaCAATCtatcaatgttaaaaaaaagtctgtAAATGTATGCAATAAACCTATGAACCTTTCACTTCCAAGCAGGGATGGGTTGGGAATATCCTCTcagcctttttttaaaatcataattgtCTCCCTACCcctataatattttgttttcccctcaattacatgtaaaataacttttaacattaaaaaaatattttttaattccaaattctctccctctctaagaGTCTACCTGAGACTAAGGAGTCTGACACCAGTTTTACATGTGTGATCATcagtattagtcattttgtggaagaaaaattgaacaaaaaaaatgaaagtaaaatacagtatgcttcagtctgtattcagattccattaattctttctctgaaagtggatagcatctttctttttttttaattttaaattaccttctgttttattaacaactctaaaatagaagggGTAGGTAAGActaggtaaatgacttgcccagcatcacacagctagtaaattcaTGAGgcccaggtcctcttgatttcaagtctagtgctctattcactttgACACTTAGGTGCCCGATGAATAATGTTTTCCCCCATgaatctttgggattgtcttgaatcactgtattgctaagaatagctaagtcattcacatttgttatcatacaatactgctgttactgtgtacaatgttctcctggttctgctcacctcactaTGCATCCgttcatgtctttccaggttttctgaaatcttgtttgccatttcttatagcacaatatttttccattacaatcacGTACCACAAATTGTTTAGACATTCCCTAAGGATGAGGATCTACTCGATTTCCtattctttgtcaccacacacacacacacaaaaagagttgctataatttcttttttttgtacaaagaggtcctttccatttcttttgggtGACTTTGGGATACAGGACTAGTAGTGGATTAAAgggatgcacagttttatagccttttaggtatatttaaaattgccttccagaatcactggatcagttcacaactccaccaacagtacattagtgccGTCATTTtccaacatcccctccaacatctgtcattttccttttctgtcatattagtcagttAGATAGGTACCTTAGGTCTTCCAAATCTAATTTTCTACAAGTACTTAGAAACTGCCTACTCTATCCAGGCATTGTTAGATATTAGGGTTCTAAAGGCAAGGAGCTTACTTTATATAGGGGTATAGACAACATGTATATTATGAGAATCCTAGTGAAGCACATGCTATCCTATAATCTGGCCCAAATTTTTtgcatttatacatttttaaaactttaccctGTATATCCTTAACTTTAAAATGTAGTAGTCTCCTTATGCCCATCAGTCTATGTGCTCTTCATTATCTGTGAGGTGATTCTAAATTTGAATTCTTTGAAGACTGTATGCTACCCTGACTCTCAGTCAAATAACATAAATATCACCAAAGATATTTTGTTAATAAGTAGAAGAGCGTTTCAGGGAAAAGCTTAGGTACATTAAAGCCTGTACATCTAATTGTTTATCATAGTCAGGACAAAAGACATTTCTTCTACTTGCTCCAAACTAAACATATTGTGGCCAGATTATAGCTCCTAACTACTTCTGAAGTAGTCTGGTAACTCATTAATCATAATCAGATGGTGGGGAGGTACACAAGGgtttataaaatttttcaaataagttGAAATGCAGGAAATCTTTCTGAGACGAGGAAGTTGAAGAAATCACTATGTCTACCCCTTAACTAAAGGTACTTCAGAAATAAATCTTATTTGAAACTGACATTCTACACCCAAAtttgtattaaattattttttaaaaatatgtaatagataattattcaacaagcatttattaagcacccattttGTTTACATTAAGTGCTGGGAACACAAGGATCAAAGTAAAAAAATCTCAGCCTTgatggaacttacattctattcaGAGAGATAATTATATACACAGAAAAGCACACATCAAATAATTACCAAGTAATGGAGCTGGAAGGAAGTATAATAGTGCTATGCTAGGAGGCTAGGAGGAGGGGAGATTGGGAAAGGCCAATAATTCAACATAAGCAGTGGCACTTACACTGAATTATGATGGAAATTAGGAATTTGAAAACCCAGAGTTGAGTGCATTCCAAGCACGAGGAATAAGTTGTCCAAAGATAAAGAGACAGGAGAATGTGgtgtaaggaacagcaagaaggacaGTTCAGCTGAACCAAAGAATGTAAAAAGGGGAATCGTGAAAAGTAAGCTTAGAAAAGTGAAGAATATAAAATCTCTAACAGAAGAGTTTCTACTTATTTGGTGTCTTTGAAATAATGATtttgaaaagtcttttttttttttgatccttcaaggaatatcaaattaaaatgtgaGAAAACTCAAATTCATACCACAGAATAATAATGGAAGATTATGACaattatgaatttttcttttacaacaaAAATTAAAGTGTCAATAtcatataaaaagcaaaatacataCCTGATTTTCTTTAGCAGAAGATTCCAAAAAAGCTGCATTCCAAGATTCTGCTAAAGCTTTCCCTTCTTCATAACTGATCACCCTAGACAGGTGAAgagtagaaaaaagagaaaagtgattAAGATATAATCACtttttattaagatataattttttaaattaagatataATATCTGCCAATGAGTTATGGAGCAACATTTTTTACAAAGCAGATCAGCTTTGATATTCAGCACAATTTTTTATAAGAAGCTGAGGTATAAACTCTTATGTTGAATCAGAACTAATACATTAAGCTAAAGGgttttctatttttacatttaaaacatataacattttatttatttagacaaCATTTATACAATGACATTTCCCAGCATTTGGAATAAACTACATCTaaggtaaattttattttaaattcagtaAAAGGCAaaatttctaacttttttttgcAGTAAAATGCTGTTACACCAACATGTATACAGTTTGATATTTTATCCATgtaagacaaaattaaaaaaaaaaaacacagaaaaaatggTTTTCAATAATGCATAATCTGAACATTTTAAGTGTTTACGAATAATCAAGGAAAGAGGTTTAAAAttgtattctattttaatttagaTCCTATTACTCTGCATAGTTCctgaaatttagaattttaaacaaattattacAAAAACAACAGTACAATTCCTTGACTTGAGAACATAAATAATGAATGTTTTAGAGAATAATATCTAAGTTACAATTCAGAAAGCAATGTTAATTACATACCGCTCCATATGTAGGTCTTTCTTATTCCCAACCAACATAATAGGGATtctatttaagaggaaaaaagggcAAAACCTATTGAAACCGTAAATTTTATCTTGAAAGTACATATTACTGTGAAGATTTAAGTTGAGACAGGATGAAATTTACTACTTACTGGACTTTCCCCACCATATCCAATAACTTGCCATGGATAACTTTAATCACTTcaaaactacaaaataaaaaagatgaaagcaCATATTCATTTTAGTATGGTTGTCATATTAAAAGGTAAGACTATAAAGGAgtcaataaatgaaaaattttgtttgggttcaaagcctttcataattttgctctctcctacctttcccaagtcttcttacactttacttccTGACATGGTCTCTTCCCATTCAgtggcctcctggctattccatgaagaagatactccatctcttaaCTCTGGACATTTTGTCTAGTTGTCCTCCATCCTCAACTCTTCCCGGTAACTTCCCTAAAATCCCAACTATATAGGAAGCTTTTCTGAACCCctattaattctagtgccttctgtGAATTACTTTCcaattatcctgtatatagtGTGTTTGTTGTCTTCCCATTCAGCCTGAGcatttgtcttttgtctctttttgtatccccaccacttagcacagtacttggcaggTGGGAGGCCCTTATTGActaataaatgctggttattgAGTAATCTCTGGTTTGAGcacagttcttcctgatttctcAGGACTCCAGGAAACTCTTAAGATCCTAAGTGCCAATATGCACTGGAAAGGGAACTTCCTATATTATTAAGTCATAGGTCtgttaaaataaataagcaaataaaaaaaaaatgtagtaacAGCACCTTTTgtggtagagaaaaaaaaacctgaaagttACTGACTGGAAaatttatggtatataaatataatggaatattattgattCCATAAAGTGGCAAATATGCTTAGACTACAAGTGTTAGGCACTGTGTCTTTAATCATCAAGTTAGGTTTCTATGTTTCAGGCATTGTGCTCAGtgactttttttcttaataattgaaaatatcaaattaatgaattaatttagaatattttccatggttacatgattcacgttcttttacccccccccccccagtagctgacacgcaattatTCCACTTGGTGATTTTTCTAGAAAACTATTTTCAACAAAGTCAACTGAGTTGTCATATTGGACTTAACAGCTTGGTCATTGTCAAGAAAGTGACTCCAGAAGAGGTAACTATTTTGTTGCAATACAATAATACAAACTCTGTCAAGTCCTAGGGGGTAGATCTCTGTATCTAGCACTGAACtcagtgcctgaaacataataggcacttaactTGATGATTAAAGACAAGCCTATCTAACAATGAAAGGCTAatcacaaagtaaaaaaaattttaaaataattttaatctttgaGATTTCTAGAGAATAGGATATTCAATTTGAATGGTGTTTTTAGCATTCTTGTCTATTTAAATTATGCCATTCTGGCACTAttgtctcattttcaaaatattgaaCAATAGTTGTGATTCAGCCTGAGAATTTCAAACAATTGTTTCTGAGTCATGAAAAAAGACCATAGGGTGTTGTCAACTTAAAAACATTCCCAAGGAAACAACTAGGACATCAGTTTACACAGATAAAATAATAATGCTACCTGCTGCTTTTTGGACTCCATGCCCATAAAGCCTCTGAATTATATCgatgaaagaaaaaacaatcattaaaaaatactcgATGGAGAAACAGGGATAGTCTGCCTATCCAAGGCAAGTGAGTTTGTAGAGC contains these protein-coding regions:
- the RHEB gene encoding GTP-binding protein Rheb, producing MPQSKSRKIAILGYRSVGKSSLTIQFVEGQFVDSYDPTIENTFTKLITVNGQDYHLQLVDTAGQDEYSIFPQTYSIDINGYILVYSVTSIKSFEVIKVIHGKLLDMVGKVQIPIMLVGNKKDLHMERVISYEEGKALAESWNAAFLESSAKENQTAVDVFRRIILEAEKIDGAASQGKSSCSVM